Genomic DNA from Paenibacillus sp. KS-LC4:
ATACATACCAATAGCCATCAGCATCGCCGCTATCATCAAATGAGCGGGAAGCAGCGGCATTTCAGCCCCAGAATAAGGAGCCTTTACAATGACATAGAATAAAATAGCGAGTAAAGGCGGAATACCGGCAATAGCGACCATTTCGCGGGAAGCGATTGCAATCGCCCGGTTATGCCTGCCTATTTCCGAATGTCTCCTAATCTCTGAGCCTAGCAAAATTCCCGTTATCCCCACATAAAGGAAGGCTTGAAAAAGCGCGATCAGACCAGCGTCCAATCGGACGAGCAATCCTGAATTTCCAATAATAGTGAAGACTGCACCTAGAGCCAGCCTGGGCAGCATTCT
This window encodes:
- a CDS encoding NADH-quinone oxidoreductase subunit K, producing MFNGWFAAETTVFFLYSALVVVGSFIMIHARMLPRLALGAVFTIIGNSGLLVRLDAGLIALFQAFLYVGITGILLGSEIRRHSEIGRHNRAIAIASREMVAIAGIPPLLAILFYVIVKAPYSGAEMPLLPAHLMIAAMLMAIGMYGVIVKRNSLVALLCVSIILCGVQLNIAALSLFKQGIAEGLRMLPLVVFCAQASIGVAVLNALYKRDSISKELRGN